A stretch of DNA from Clostridium sp. JN-9:
TTCATGTCATCCGCCTCCTATATAGCAACAGGGATATTCTTTATTTGAGCACCGCTTTTGTATCCTTCTAATACAAAGTCATCAACCTTAAAATCATAAAAATCTTTTTTATCTGGATTAATTAATAATTTAGGCGCAGCATAAGGAGTCCTTTGAATAAGTTCTTTAATTAAAGGTATGTGCCTGTCATATATATGTGCATCTGCAATAACATGAACAAATTCTCCAACCTCTAAATTGCTTACCTGAGCCAGCATATGTACAAGTATTGCATATTGAGATACATTCCAATTGTTGGCCACCAAAACATCCTGTGATCGTTGATTAAGTATAGCATTAAGTTTTTTACCTGTAACATTAAATGTCATGCTATATGCACAAGGATATAAATTCATTTCATGTAAATCATTATGATTGTACATATTAACCATAATTCTTCTACTATATGGATTGTGCTTTAAATCATATAATACCCTATCAACTTGATCAAATTCTCCTTCCTGGTATTTATGCTTGATACCAAGTTGATATCCGTAAGCTTTGCCTATAGAGCCATCTTCATTTGCCCAGCTGTCCCAAATGTGGCTGTTAAGATCTTTAACATTATTGGATTTCTTTTGCCATATCCAAAGCAATTCATCTATTGCTGCCTTTAAATTTGTTGGCCTTAATGTAAGAATAGGGAATTCCTTGGAAAGGTCATATCTATTAATAACACAAAATTTCTTAATTGTATGAGCAGGTGTACCATCAGGCCATTTAGCCCTTATAATTTGGCCTTCAGATGAAACTCCATTTTCAAGTATATCTTTGCACATTTCAATAAAAATATTATCAGCTTTACTCAAAATAAAACTCCTTTCATATCTATGGTTTTTTATTTAGCTGTTATGTACTATATCTATTTAACTCTTTTGCTTATGTTTTAAATCAACAATTTCTTTAAACATGTAATTTAATCTATCCATCTGTTCCGTTAAATATAGATATCCTATTAGCGCTTCAAGCCCTGTAGCATTTCTGTATTCTATTATATCTCCATTTTTAGGTGAGGTTGGTGATTTTGCATTTCTTCCCCTTTTAAAAATCCACTGCTCTTCTTCATTTAAGCTATCCACAATTGCCAAAATGAAATTACTTTGTGCCTGTGCTTTTACGTAGGATATTGCATTTACATGAAGCTTATGAGCTGACATATCATTGTTCTCACTTACCAGATAAATTCTCACAAACATTTCATAAACTGCATCTCCTACATAAGCCAATACCAGTGGATTTAACTGCCTGCATTGATCTTTAGTAAATTTATTTTCAAGTAATTCAAATTCCATTTTAATTCCGCCTTTTCTAAACTCTTTTCCATCTAACTCCTTGTGGTGTATCCTCCAAAGTTATGCCCTGTGATTTTAATTCATCTCTTATTTTATCTGCCAGTGCCCAGTTTTTTTCCTTCCTTGCCTGCTGTCTTTCCATTATTAGTTTTTCAATATCTTTTTCCAGATTATCTTTGGTCGTTTTTTGAAGAATGCCTAAAGGTTCTCCAAGTTCCCTAATCAAACTTATGCACTTATTAATTAATTCCTTTGAAGCATTAACATCCACATGAATGTTTATGTCCTTTATTAAATCAAATATAACTGATATAGCATCTGCTGTATTAAAATCATCATCCATCTTCTCTATGTATTTATCCCTATATTTTAGTAAATCTTTATAATAATCATTTTCAGCTTCCTGTATATTTTCTAATTTAACTTCATTAAGTAAGCTCTCTAAATTATATAACGAATTATAAAGTCTTTCCACAGATGATTTAGCAGACTCAAGGAGTTCATCACTAAAATTGATCTGAGCCCTATAGTGAGCTGAAAGCATAAAAAATCTTATTACATCAGCATCATACTTTTCTAATACCTCTCTTGCAGTAAAAAAGTTATTCAGGGATTTTGACATCTTCTGATTGTTCACATTTACAAAGGCGGAATGCATCCAGTAATTGGCAAAGGGTTTACCTGTTAATGCTTCACTTTGTGCTATTTCATTTTCGTGATGAGGGAATATCAAATCTGTTCCACCACCATGAATGTCTATTGTTTCACCTAAAACATTATATGCCATGCATGAGCATTCTATATGCCACCCTGGTCTTCCCAAGCCCCATGGGCTTTCCCATGCAGGTTCACCAGGTTTTTGCTTTTTCCACAATGCAAAATCCATTGGATCAGTTTTTCTTTCATCTATATTTATTCTGGCTCCAGCCTGAAGTTCATCAATATTTTGCCCTGAAAGCTTGCCATATTCATTAAATTTCTTTGTACTAAAATAAACATCCCCGTCTATTTCATAAGCATATCCTTTATTAATTAGTTCACTTACGAAAGAAACAATTTTATTTATATATTCAGTTGCCCTGGGATTAACTGTGGCCCTCTTAATGTGAAGCCTGTCTGCATCAGTGTAATATTCTCTGATAAATTTATCACCTAACTGTTTTACTGTAATCTGCTGTTCATTTGCTTTCTTTATCATTTTATCATCTATATCAGTGAAGTTCTGAACGAAATTGACTTTATATCCCTTGTATTCTAAATATCTTCTTATGGTATCAAAAACTATAAATGTTCTTCCATTTCCTAAATGAAAGTAATTATATACTGTTGGCCCGCAGACGTACATATTTACTTCTTTAGGATTTATGGTTACAAACTCCTCCTTCTTCTTAGTCAGCGTGTTATATATCTTCATTAAAATTTCCTGCTACTCAAAATATGGTCAAATCTATCCATACTGAGAAAATTCCTGTTTCATTGTACTTTGCCTTGCCTAAGCTACTACAGTTTGTATAGCACTCCACAGGCGTAAATTCCCGAAATAGCCTTCGGTACACATATAAGCGCTTGTTTAATTAAGCTATCTTATATTCTTTAGCATTAGCTAAATTGATTGAAGCATTTAAATCTTCTATTGTTATAAAGCTTGGTTTTTGCTTTATTAACTCACTTACTGTTTTATTAATATAATCAGTTCTAATATTTATAAGTCTTTGATGAAGTTTTTGTACCTTGACTATTTGTTTTTGGATATTTTGACGAGCAGCTTCCCCTTTCTCTTTTTTATTTCTTAATTTTAAACTTTCATATTTCCTTGAAAGCTTTCTTTGCTCACGTTTTAGTTTCTTTTGTAATTTTTTAACTCTTGAAGTTTTGTTTATATTTTTTTTAGTTATTCCATTACTGCAAATTGCAAAATCCATTAGTCCAAGGTCTATACCTATTCCTTCTGAATGGGGTTTATTGTTTACTTGGATATCTTCATCAACTAATACGGAAACATAATATCTATCAGCTTTCTGACTTACTGTTCCACTTGTTACTCTGCCATTAGCTGGGATATAACCGTATTCCTTGAGTCTAACCCAGCCTAAAGTTGGTATTTTAATTCTATGTCTTTCTATAATCCAATCAGTTTTATTGTTTTTAGGAAAATAGGCTTTAACATCTTGATTTTTCTTCTTTTTAAATTTAGGGAAACCACTTTTACCTTTAAAGAACTTCTTAAAAGCTTTTTCTCCATTCATAATAGCCTGTTTAACTGATTTTGAAGATACTTCTTTTATCCAAAGTTTATCTTGATTATTAGGTATATACTCATTATTAAGCCATTTAGAAAAATCCATGCCGCTAACAAATCTTTTTTCTTTTTCATAAACTTCTTTATTATGTGCAACATAAAAGTTATATATTTATAAACTATTTTATCTCTCCTTGATTATGTCAAATGGGATGTTATAAATTAATTCATATTATAATTAATGACTATATTATACTTATTTTATAACTAAAGTCATAAATATAATATAGCCATTTTAAAAATTATCTGCTTAATTCT
This window harbors:
- the thyA gene encoding thymidylate synthase, with translation MSKADNIFIEMCKDILENGVSSEGQIIRAKWPDGTPAHTIKKFCVINRYDLSKEFPILTLRPTNLKAAIDELLWIWQKKSNNVKDLNSHIWDSWANEDGSIGKAYGYQLGIKHKYQEGEFDQVDRVLYDLKHNPYSRRIMVNMYNHNDLHEMNLYPCAYSMTFNVTGKKLNAILNQRSQDVLVANNWNVSQYAILVHMLAQVSNLEVGEFVHVIADAHIYDRHIPLIKELIQRTPYAAPKLLINPDKKDFYDFKVDDFVLEGYKSGAQIKNIPVAI
- a CDS encoding ribonuclease III domain-containing protein — its product is MEFELLENKFTKDQCRQLNPLVLAYVGDAVYEMFVRIYLVSENNDMSAHKLHVNAISYVKAQAQSNFILAIVDSLNEEEQWIFKRGRNAKSPTSPKNGDIIEYRNATGLEALIGYLYLTEQMDRLNYMFKEIVDLKHKQKS
- the cysS gene encoding cysteine--tRNA ligase; the protein is MKIYNTLTKKKEEFVTINPKEVNMYVCGPTVYNYFHLGNGRTFIVFDTIRRYLEYKGYKVNFVQNFTDIDDKMIKKANEQQITVKQLGDKFIREYYTDADRLHIKRATVNPRATEYINKIVSFVSELINKGYAYEIDGDVYFSTKKFNEYGKLSGQNIDELQAGARINIDERKTDPMDFALWKKQKPGEPAWESPWGLGRPGWHIECSCMAYNVLGETIDIHGGGTDLIFPHHENEIAQSEALTGKPFANYWMHSAFVNVNNQKMSKSLNNFFTAREVLEKYDADVIRFFMLSAHYRAQINFSDELLESAKSSVERLYNSLYNLESLLNEVKLENIQEAENDYYKDLLKYRDKYIEKMDDDFNTADAISVIFDLIKDINIHVDVNASKELINKCISLIRELGEPLGILQKTTKDNLEKDIEKLIMERQQARKEKNWALADKIRDELKSQGITLEDTPQGVRWKRV